In a genomic window of Phaeodactylum tricornutum CCAP 1055/1 chromosome 6, whole genome shotgun sequence:
- a CDS encoding predicted protein — protein sequence MSSVCLLHVPRLVVSFRSVPRRVVRDTRTTRALSSSSSSNSNTNRYTSEDNRVKGKLLVLGGTGFLGQTVCKRAIVEGYDVTSLSRRGLPPVTASDKTVSSSSSASSSIMNMASSIKIDYRQGDARQKEAIEAILNEGGYVGVIHTIGLLFDETSGMGSYNRFVSGSGSLPDADSTYDTITRLTAFHAIDAASEYAARVALPTPLPFVFTSAAEAGWPDVTGGNLIENKLAPDFLKRYLRAKRQVEAKLLDPSTALLRPIIPRPSLIYSMDRPTSFPPVGAFFIGNALGLPFVDRPVTVQALASAMVRAIGRPEVRGILRYPQIDQLNE from the coding sequence ATGTCCTCGGTTTGTCTATTGCATGTGCCGCGCCTGGTCGTAAGCTTTCGGTCAGTCCCTCGGCGCGTCGTTCGCGATACACGTACCACGCGAGCCCTgagcagtagcagtagtagtaacagcaacaccaaccGCTACACTAGCGAGGACAACCGCGTGAAAGGCAAGCTCTTGGTACTGGGAGGGACGGGATTTTTGGGACAGACGGTATGCAAGCGCGCGATTGTCGAAGGTTACGACGTTACCAGTTTGTCGCGCCGTGGTTTGCCGCCGGTGACGGCCAGCGACAAGACCgtatcgtcctcgtcgtcagCCTCCTCCTCCATCATGAacatggcttcttccatcAAGATTGACTACCGCCAAGGCGACGCGCGTCAAAAGGAAGCCATTGAGGCAATTCTCAACGAAGGCGGCTACGTGGGAGTGATCCACACGATTGGACTCCTCTTTGACGAGACCTCCGGGATGGGATCCTACAATCGCTTCGTTTCCGGCTCGGGTTCCTTGCCCGACGCCGATTCGACTTACGACACCATCACCCGACTCACTGCCTTTCACGCCATTGACGCAGCGTCTGAATACGCCGCTCGAGTTGCCCTGCCGACACCGCTCCCCTTTGTCTTTACGTCCGCCGCCGAAGCCGGATGGCCCGACGTCACGGGTGGTAATCTCATTGAAAACAAACTGGCACCCGACTTTTTGAAACGATACCTTCGGGCCAAACGGCAGGTCGAAGCCAAACTATTGGACCCGTCGACGGCGCTGCTACGCCCCATAATCCCCCGCCCCTCTTTGATCTACAGTATGGATCGACCCACCAGCTTTCCTCCGGTCGGCGCCTTCTTTATCGGCAACGCTCTCGGATTGCCCTTTGTGGATCGACCCGTCACCGTACAAGCCCTGGCGTCCGCCATGGTGCGGGCCATTGGACGACCCGAAGTCCGCGGCATTCTAAGGTATCCACAAATTGACCAACTCAACGAATGA
- a CDS encoding predicted protein, whose amino-acid sequence MADSFSLAAEAAHSSLKRARLLFQHPTSNVRSQFGVASAVDPTLSEAAVQRRRRQRTGVSGTNKTAGSKHTGSNQQSQSLVVASPKTDAALGETVTEARNNLVPFDGGKASATENYDDNARLPPSSSGGIL is encoded by the coding sequence ATGGCAGATTCATTTTCTCTTGCCGCCGAGGCTGCGCATTCGTCGTTAAAGCGCGCGAGACTTTTGTTTCAGCATCCGACGAGCAACGTGCGTTCCCAATTTGGTGTGGCTTCGGCCGTCGATCCGACGCTGTCCGAGGCGGCGGTGcagcggcgtcggcgtcaACGTACCGGCGTGTCGGGTACGAACAAGACTGCTGGCAGTAAGCATACCGGATCCAACCAACAAAGTCAATCGCTCGTCGTTGCGTCGCCGAAAACGGACGCCGCTTTGGGGGAGACGGTCACCGAAGCGCGGAACAACTTGGTACCGTTCGACGGCGGCAAAGCCAGTGCCACCGAGAATTACGACGACAATGCACGACTCCCGCCGTCATCTTCGGGAGGAATTCTC
- a CDS encoding predicted protein, translating to PTPQWHAPWKLSTVLSSHLGWVRCIAMDPENRLFATGAADRVIKIWNFPKASVGASDALQLTLTGHISPVRGLEFSPKHPYLFSCAEDKTVKCWDLETNQVIRHYHGHLSGVFCLALHPTLDVLVTGGRDAVARVWDMRTKTQIHTLAGHEHTVASVLTQSTNPQIITGSHDCTVKLWDLVAGKCMTTLTHHQKSVRALAAPSFEKTFVSGAADGLKRWQSKDGRFLQTMTGHKAVVNALAVNDDGVLVSGGDDGSLHFWDYKTGYGFQQTRSVVQPGSLEAENGVMACCFDATGSRLITGETDKTVKIWKPDETASELTHPID from the coding sequence CCGACTCCGCAATGGCATGCTCCGTGGAAACTATCGACCGTCCTGTCCTCGCACTTGGGTTGGGTGCGCTGCATCGCCATGGATCCGGAAAATCGTTTGTTCGCCACCGGTGCCGCGGATCGCGTTATCAAGATCTGGAACTTCCCCAAAGCCAGTGTCGGAGCCTCGGATGCCTTGCAACTCACTTTGACGGGACACATTTCCCCCGTCCGGGGACTCGAATTTAGTCCCAAACATCCCTACTTGTTCAGTTGTGCCGAGGACAAGACGGTGAAATGTTGGGATCTGGAAACAAACCAGGTAATTCGACATTATCACGGTCACTTGTCGGGAGTCTTTTGCTTGGCGTTGCATCCAACGTTGGACGTTCTCGTGACGGGGGGACGCGATGCTGTGGCTCGCGTTTGGGACATGCGGACCAAGACGCAGATCCACACCCTGGCGGGACACGAACACACCGTCGCTTCCGTACTGACCCAATCCACTAATCCACAAATCATTACCGGTTCGCACGATTGTACCGTCAAATTGTGGGATTTGGTCGCCGGCAAGTGTATGACCACGCTGACGCATCACCAAAAGTCGGTGCGGGCTTTGGCGGCTCCGTCGTTCGAAAAGACCTTTGTTAGTGGCGCCGCCGACGGATTGAAGCGGTGGCAGAGTAAGGATGGTCGGTTTCTGCAAACAATGACGGGTCACAAGGCCGTAGTGAATGCACTAGCCGTTAATGACGATGGAGTCCTGGTATCCGGTGGGGACGACGGATCCTTGCATTTTTGGGATTACAAAACGGGTTACGGCTTCCAACAAACACGGAGTGTGGTTCAACCCGGATCGCTGGAAGCGGAAAACGGTGTCATGGCGTGCTGTTTCGATGCGACGGGGAGTCGGCTAATTACCGGCGAAACCGACAAGACCGTCAAGATTTGGAAACCGGACGAAACGGCTTCGGAATTAACGCATCCCATCGAC